A window of Tatumella citrea genomic DNA:
CATACGGGTTTCAACACCCTCTTCCATGCCATCGATACCACCGGTATCAATCACTATATATTCCTGACCTTCTACCTCAGCGCGCCCGTACTTACGATCACGTGTCAGACCAGGGAAATCCGCCACAAGCGCATCACGGGTACGCGTTAAACGGTTAAAAAGAGTGGATTTTCCTACATTGGGGCGTCCAACAAGCGCGACCACAGGTACCATAATAAAGCCTCATTACAAAAAATATTTCGACCGAATCGGATGATTATAACGATTAGTTGTGCAGAGTTCAGGCTATTCACCAGAAAATCTACAGGCCGAAGAAAAACGAAACGGCCCCTGTATCACAGGAGCCGTCATTAGCAGGTCATTTTAACCCGTACTTTTGCCGGTAACTCAGCGTTTAAAGGCGTAAACCTCGCCTTTCTTCGCCTGGATAATCAGTTTATCACCGGCAACGATTGGCTGAGTCTGGAAGCCTGATTTGTCCACTTTTTGCTGAGCAACAAAGCGACCATCCTGAGTGTTCATCCAGTGCAGATAACCTTCACCATCACCAACCACCAGGTAACCGTCAAACAGTACTGGTGAGGTCAGATTACGGTGCAGCAGACCACTCTGACGCCAGATTTCAACTCCGCCATCAGCATTAACAGCATCTACACGGTCATCCTGATCGACCAGGTAAATCCGGCCATTATCTACCAGCAGGTTTTTCACGCCGCCAATATCACGTTTCCACTGAATCTGGCCTGAACGCAGATCCAGTGCTGATAAATCACCGTTATAAGCCAGCACATAAACTACACCGTTCACAATCACCGGAGTCGTATCAACATCACTCAGACGATCAATCTCTGTAGCGCCGCTTGGCTGAGAAATACGTTGCTGCCAGATCATCTGACCCTGGTTCATGATAACAGCACTGACGCGGCCGTTATCACCACCAACAATGGCTCCGCCAAAAGCGACTGCCGGGGCAGATTCACCACGCAGAGAGAGTGCCGGGATATCCAGGTTGACCACCCACTTGCTGGCACCAGTCGTCTGATCTAATGCCTGCAGAATACCATTACTGGTATGGATCAGCACCAGACCGTCACTGACTACCGGATGTGATACCGCTTCACCGGAAACCTGGGTGTGCCAGGCAACTGAACCGTCTTTAGTATTCAGCGCAAACACTTCACCGTGCTCACTGCCGATATACAGCAAATCACCCTGTACGGTGATCCCGCCAGACAGCATTGCGGAGAGGTTTGAAGAGAAGAAGCCGGTTTTGGTAGAAAGATCGACTTTCCATTTTTCCTTACCGGTATCCGCATCCAGTGCTTCTACGATACCAAAGCGGTCGGCCGCATAAACAACATTGTCCTGCCATGCCGGATGCAGATTAGAGTAAAAATCACCCACTCCGTCGCCGACCGACTTATCCCAGACCTGAGTCGGATTGAACTGATTCACCACTGTAGGCAGTGGAGACATTTTAACTGCATCTTCTTCGCCACTGAATAGCGAACAACCGCTGAGCAAAGTGACTGAAAACAGTCCCGGCAGCAGGTATTTACGTAATTCCATGCGCTCTCTCTTTACAGTCTTAGCTTAAATTATTCAATTTCATCTGCATCATCTGTTTCAGTGCAGGTGAAGCATTAGAATCAATACCTTTACTCCAGGCTGCACGGGCACCCTGGGTATCGCCTTTACTCAGCAAAGCATCACCGCGAACATCTGCTGCCATCGCCGTCCAGCTGTCCCCTTTCACATTATCCAGGGTTTTCAGAGCATCATCAGCCTGCTTCTGCTGTAACTGCAAACGTGCCAGGCGAAGACTCATCACCGCCTGGAGATTAGCATCTTCAGTATCTTTGATTCCCTGCTGAAGCTGCAGAGCCGCTTTATCAGTCTGCCCCGCATCAACATAGACTTTCGCCAAATCCATCGCCGCTAATGCGCCGTAAGAACCATGAGTCTGACTCACGAAAGCTGAAACAGCATCCAGTGTTTCAGGTTTATCAGCCTTCATTGCCTCTGTCAGTTGCTGGTAGCGGGCAGAGTTTTCCAGAGCAGTATTTTCCTGATGGCTGACCCAATAGCGCCAGCCACCCAGAGCAACGAGACCAATCACTATTCCAGCGGCCAGAGCTTTACCATTATTGGCAAAGAAATGTTTGAGAGCATCAGTCTGCTCATGTTCATTGCTGTAAACTTCCACGCAATCCTACTCCTGTAAAAGCTTAATAATATCCGTCAGTTACTGTAACGCAGACAGCAATACTCCGGATATGTCATCCCGGGTTACCGTTTGCTGGTCGCCGGAACGCAGATCTTTGATGACAACCTGGTTGTTTTTAACTTCATCTTCACCCAGTACCAGGGCCAGACGGGCACCCCACTTGTCTGCACGGGCGAATTGTTTTTTGAAGTTACCACCACCAAAATTGGTCATCAGTTTAATTTCCGGAATGGCATCACGCAGGCTTTCGGCCAACTGCATGGCAGCTGACTGTACGCCGGCACCGGAAGCGATAACATAGACATCGACTTTACGGGTCGGTTCAAATTCCGGGTTAACTGCCTGAACTAAAAGTACCAGCCGTTCCAGACCCATCGCAAAACCGACCGCCGGAGTTGCCCTGCCACCCAGTTGTTCCACCAGCCCGTCATAACGACCGCCGGCACAAACCGTGCCCTGAGAGCCCAGGCTATTGGTAACCCATTCAAACACTGTACGGTTATAATAATCCAGACCACGCACCAGGCGCTGGTTCACGGTATAGCTGATCCCCATATCGTCCAGCAGGCTGCACAGACCAGTAAAATGTTCGCGCGATTCATCATCCAGGTAATCACCTAACTGCGGAGCATCATTCAGCAGTTGCTGGATATCCTGGTTTTTGCTGTCCAGAACACGTAACGGATTGGTATACATCCGGCGCTTACAGTCATCATCGAGTGCATCTTTATGCTGCTCGAGGAATGCCACCAGTGCGTCACGATAATTTGCACGGGCTTCTAATGAACCAATAGAGTTCAGTTCCAGGCGAACATGTTCCGCAATCCCCAGGGCTTTCCACCAGCGGGCGGTCATCATGATCAATTCAGCATCAACATCCGGCCCGTTCAGACCAAATACTTCAGCGCCAATCTGGTGAAACTGACGATAACGGCCTTTTTGCGGACGCTCATAGCGGAACATCGGTCCGATGTACCATAAACGCTGTTCCTGATTGTATAACAGGCCGTGTTCAATACCGGCACGCACACAACCCGCAGTCCCTTCAGGACGCAGCGTCAGGCTGTCGCCATTACGATCATCAAAAGTGTACATCTCTTTTTCAACCACATCGGTCACTTCGCCGATGGCGCGCTTAAAAAGAGGAGTTTGTTCGACTATCGGCAGGCGGATCTCGCTGAAGCCATAGCCTGCCAGAACCTGTTTCAGGACCTGCTCAATTCGTTGCCAAAGTGCGGTATCTGCTGGCAGATAATCGTTCATTCCGCGGATAGCCTGAATATTCTTCGCCACGTCAAAATCTCTTAAAACAAAAAACCTGTCCGGCATCATACCTTATGAGGCAGATACCGCACAGGAGCAATCGTTAAACAATGCACCCACTCACGGAATGCATCTCCCTTATTTCTCAACCTGACGAACATCGATCCGGTGATTTTCATCCAGCATCGAAGCTTTAGCGCGAATTCGTGCTTCAAGCTGTTCAATCATATCAGTATTATCCAGCCGTTCACGTTGACGGACTCCGTCTTCGTAGAAACCGCTTTTTTTACTGCCGCCGGTCACACCCAGCGTGGAAACTGTCGCTTCTCCCGGACCGTTCACTACACAACCGATGATCGACACATCCATTGGGGTAATGATGTCTTCAAGACGCTGTTCCAGCGCATTCACCGTACCAATGACATCGAATTCCTGACGGGAACAGGTTGGGCAGGCAATAAAGTTGATACCACGTGCGCGAATACGCAGTGATTTAAGAATATCAAAACCTACTTTGATTTCTTCAACCGGGTCGGCCGCCAGTGAGATACGCAGGGTATCGCCAATCCCTTCCGATAACAGCAGGCCCAGGCCAATGGCAGATTTTACCGAGCCCGCACGGGCGCCACCGGCTTCGGTGATCCCCAGATGCAGTGGCTGATCAATCTGTTTAGCCAGCAGACGATAGGATTCAACGGCGAGGAACACATCAGAAGCTTTAACACTGACTTTGAACTGGTCGAAGTTCAGCCGATCCAGGTGATCCACATGGCGCATCGCTGATTCCAGCAGTGCCTGAGGGGTAGGTTCACCATATTTTTCCTGCAGATCTTTTTCCAGAGAACCTGCATTCACTCCGATACGAATTGGAATGTTGTAGTCACGAGCACAATCCACAACCTGGCGGATACGCTCATTATTACCGATATTACCGGGGTTGATTCGTAAACAGTCCACCCCGTATTCTGCGACTTTCAGGGCTATCCGGTAGTCAAAATGAATGTCAGCCACCAGCGGTACGCTGACGCGCTGTTTAATCAGCCTGAAAGCTTCGGCCGCATCCATCGTAGGTACAGACACACGAACAATATCTGCCCCTACCCGTTCCAGCGCTTTAATTTGTGCAACGGTTGCGTCAACATCTGTAGTCCGGGTATTCGTCATCGACTGGACGGCAATAGGCGCTCCGTCGCCGACTGGCACCTTACCAACATAAATCCGGGTGGATTTACGGCGGTTTATTGGAGCCTGGTTATGCATATTTTTTCTCCACAAGTCCCTTGAGACGGCACGTTACTGTGCACCAATCGTCAGGCGGGCGACCTGGTTTGTACGAATAAAACGACTTAAATCTACTGGCTGACCACGGAACTGAACAGAGACAGCCGCTGGTGCGCCAATTTTTAACCGGTATGGGGTTTTACCACTCAGGTTAAGCATTCCACCTTTGTGCTGCAAACCACTGAACAGCTTTTTACCTGTGGCATCAGTAACTTCCAGCCAGCAGTCCGCATTAAAATTCATCACCACTGCATCAGGGCTGACCGGTGCAGGAGTTGCAGCAGCAGGAGCAGTCTGGCTGTCAGCTGTTGCCGGAGTACCTGTAGTTGCTGAAGTCTGGTCTGCTGTGTTACCAGCGGCAGGCAGTGAAGTCTGGGACGGAGAAACGGCCGCAGGCTGCTCTGTTGGTTGCGTGGTCGTGTTACTGGCAGAAGCTGCCGGGACAGAGCCAGCAGTTGCCGGAGTAGTATCGGTAGCAACTGGTGCTGAGTTATTATCAGTCGGAGTACTGTCAGCATCACCGGTAGATAACGGGATAGACTGTTCATTGCCACTGGCAGAATTATCGGTAGCAGAATTGGTCATCGCGGCCATATCCGCCTGGGATGCTTTGTGGTTCTGCCACCACCATGCCACAGTCAGGCCAATAACCACCAGGATAACCAGCACAGTAAAGGTTGTCAGCATACCATCGCGCTTTTTACGCCTGCTGCTGCTACCCAGTGAGATATTGTGCATTGGGGTTATTTTGGCTGAACGTACCGGTGCCTGCTTCGAAAGCATTGGCAAAATGTCATCTTCCGGCACGTTGACCAGACGGGCATAAGAGCGGATATATCCGCGTAAGAAGGTCGCCGCGAGATCAGCCGGTGACTTATCCTCCTCGATATCGCGTACCGTGGACACTTTCAGGCAAAGACGTTCTGCAACATTCTGCTGCGTCAGCCCTTTGGATTCACGGGCTATACGCAGGCGTTCACCTGTGGACTGGACTGCAGATTTTTCTTGGGTGGCTTCAGTATTCATTAGCTAAATAACGCTGGTACTGTATCGAAAGTGGATAATTCCGCGCTAACTGGTCACCAAAACGTTTCACATCACCGGTGGCCTTTTGTCGCGCGGCGTAAAGAATCTCTAACCATAAACTTTCTGCACTGGCAGAACGTTGCTGGTGATAAATATCTGCCAAAAAACGCGTATCTGCGTACTTCAGTTGCTCCAGCCGCTGTCGGGCCTCTGTCAGTATTTTGGCTGCAGCAGTACTGTCAGCCCTGATAGCGGTAATCAACCTTTCAGCCGCCGGGGCAGTTTTTCCTGCATCCAGCAAACAGAATCCTGAGGATAGCAGAGCCTGAGTCCTGCTGCCGGTTTCTGTTGCCCGCATTGCCCGCGTAAATCGGGTCCGGGCTTTATCATACTGCCTTAAAGCACAGAGAAACGCACCGTAATTATTAAGCACATAGCCATTTTCCGGTGCCATTTTCTCTGCCTGAGTGTAACAGACTCTGGCCATATCATCATGCCCCCGGGTCTGATAAAGCCGGGCCAGCCCTAAAACCGGCCGGTAATCTTCAGGAGCATTCTGCCGGGCACGCTGCAAATGGCGTTCGGCAGCAGCGTAGTCCCTGGCCATAAGAGAGTGCAGCCCCAGTTGTAAACGCGCTTCTGATGCATGCCGTGGGCGCAAACTACTACAACCACTGACGGCCAGTAACACTACCACCACGTAAATTATACATATCTGTTGCGACATCCTTTGTCTCCTGCTCTGTCCGGGGAGCAGGAAGACTCACACAGTATGGAAAAGGAGGGAATGCCCTGATTGCTTAAGCTTAGACAGCCTTCACAGAGATTTCTTCACCTGCCGCTTTTTTGCGCATGGTACGTTTAGTCCGGTCGATAACATCCCCGGCCAATTGTCCACAGGCAGCATCAATATCATCACCACGGGTTTTACGTACGATGGTGGTAAAGCCATAATCCATCAGCACTTTAGAAAAACGGTCAACCCGGCTGTTAGAACTCCGGCCGTAAGGCGCTCCCGGGAAGGGGTTCCATGGAATCAGGTTAATTTTGCATGGGGTATTTTTCAGGACTTCCGCCAGTTGGTGTGCATGATCCGTACTGTCATTCACATGATCTAACAGAACATATTCAACAGTCACACGCCCCTGGTTGGCGTTCGATTTTTCCATATAGCGTTTTACCGACTGCAGGAAAGTTTCGATATTGTATTTTTTGTTGATCGGTACGATATCGTCACGCAGTGCGTCGTTCGGGGCATGCAGAGAAATTGCCAGCGCAACATCTATCATATCTCCCAGCTTATCCAGCGCCGGGACAACACCCGATGTTGAAAGCGTCACACGACGTTTTGACAGACCAAATCCGAAATCATCCAGCATGATCTCCATCGCCGGAACCACATTGTTCAGGTTCAGCAGTGGTTCACCCATCCCCATCATCACCACATTGGTGATAGGACGCTGACCAGTCACTTTGGCAGCACCGATGATTTTGGCGGCACGCCAGACCTGACCGATAATTTCAGAAACCCGCAGGTTACGGTTAAAGCCCTGTTGCGCAGTGGAACAGAATTTACACTCCAGCGCACAACCCACCTGAGATGAAACACACAGGGTCGCGCGATCATTTTCAGGGATATACACCGTTTCAACTAACTGATCACCGACACGGATAGCCCACTTGATAGTGCCATCAGAAGAACGCATCTCTTCAGCGACTTCCGGCGCACGAATTTCGGCCACCTGGCTCAGTTTCTGCCGCAGGACTTTATTAATGTCGGTCATTTGCTCAAAGTCATCACTGCAATAGTGATAAATCCACTTCATGACCTGATCGGCACGAAACGGTTTTTCCCCGAGCTGAAGGAAAAATTCACGCATTTGCTGGCGGTTTAAATCCAGCAGATTGATTTTGGCTTTTGGCGACGCGGCGACAGGCGTGACGGATACAGGAGTTGCTGCAGGTTCGGACATAATAATCTCTGGCCTCGTTGTTACACGTTATGGCACGGTTATAGGTAGACAGTTAAAAAGGAACACCCCTGCAGAACGATCTGCAGGGGTGCTCATTGTACATTATCTGTTGCGGGATGCCATTCAGGGTCGCCCCGTTTACTGACTATTTTGTCACTGTTTATTTACAGTGACTGCCCGCAGGGACAGATTAACGGGTACGCGGGCAAACTTCACCTTCAGCGAAGAAGTAAGCAATTTCACGTGCCGCTGATTCCTGAGAATCAGAACCGTGAGTTGCGTTTTCAGTGAAGCTGTCAGCGTAGTCGGCGCGTAAAGTACCCGCCAGAGCGTTATCAGGGTTAGTTGCACCCATCAGGTCACGGTGACGCTGAACGGCATTTTCGCCTTCCAGAACAGAAACAACAACCGGACCTGAAGTCATGAATTCTACCAGACCATCAAAGAAAGGACGGCCTTTGTGTTCTGCATAGAAACCTTCAGCCTGTTCTTTGGTCAGGTGCAGCATTTTTGCAGCAACAATTTTGAAGCCAGCGCTTTCAAAACGGTTATAGATAGCACCAATCACGTTTTTAGCAACTGCGTTTGGCTTGATAATAGAAAACGTACGTTCGATTGTCATTTTGACCTCAGTCTGAACTTCCACAATAAATCACCCGAACGGTTAAAGCCGACTGAAAACAGTGTACGAAATAACCATTCCGGCGAAGAAACGGCGCAAATTATAGGGGTCTGCGCCGCCATTGCCTACGGTAAATCGCATTTTTTTTGAAAAAATCCTGAGACGGGCCGCAGAATCGCAAAATGGTGAGCAATTCATGACCATTTTCGCTTTTACCGTTAACCGGAGTCTGTCTCTGAAGCTGACGTGCTGAACACAGCAATGCCACCTTTTTTCACCGTGAGATCTTGAGCTGGCTGGTAAAATCACCGACACTCAAAAAAAGCAATTGCACAGGAGAGGCTATGAATCCGGCACTTTTTGTCACTACCGACTGGCTGTCCGGGCATCAGAACGATGAACAGCTACAAATTCTCGATGCCAGAATGCTACCTCCGGGTCAGGAACTGACCCGCAATATCACCAATGAATATCTGGCCGGGCATCTGCCTGGTGCGCCCTTCTTTGATATTGAAGCGTTGTCAGACCATAGCAGTCCCTTCCCACATATGTTGCCACGGCCTGAGGCTTTTGCAGTCGCTATGCGCGAACTGGGGGTCGACAGTGATAAGCATCTGATAGTTTACGATGAAGGTAATCTGTTCTCTGCTCCACGGGCCTGGTGGATGTTACGTCATTTCGGTGTGGCACAAGTCTCTATTCTGGCTGGCGGATTGCAGGCCTGGAAAGCGGCAGGATTACCAACAGAAACGGGGAATCCGTCACTGGAGGATGGGAATTTCGACGCCCATCCTCAGCCGGGGCAGGTTAAACGGTTAAATGATGTCCTGCTGACCAGTCATGAAGGGGGAGCTCAGATTATTGATGCCCGTTCTGCGGCCCGTTTTAATGCCGAAGTAGATGAGCCCCGCCCTGGCCTGAAGCGTGGTCATATTCCAGGTAGCCTGAATGTGCCGTGGAATACGCTGGTTACCGATGGCCGGTTACTTGAGGATGAGCAGTTACGTGAGGTATTCCGTGCCGCCGGAGTGGACGTCAGCCAACCGGTAATCGCCAGTTGTGGTTCCGGAGTTACCGCCGTGGTCGTGTTAGCAGCACTGGCTCAGTTGGGAAATAACGATGCCACGCTATATGACGGTTCCTGGGGAGAATGGGGAAGCCGCGACGATTTGCCGGGCGTGCTATAACATCAATGTTCCGGGGGAGTATCCCCCGGAGACATTACAGAATACGCTGTCCGCCTTTCAAATCCAGCCCGCGCAGAAAACTGCCGTGCGGACGCTGGTAAAAGGGTTCAATATGGGCGGTGAAGAAGTGACTGACACCCGACGCCTGCTCATTCACTTCACAAAAATCAATTAGTGCATCATCCGGCAAAGTATCTATCGCAACATGCCCGGCCGCCTGAATAATCTCCTGCAGATCAGCACTCGCTTCAATACCAATCAACAGATTACCTTCCTGCTCAGCACTTTCACGACACCAGGCAAGAAATGCTCTGCGTACCGGTTTGTATTTGCCAAACAACTGCTTTAACGACGAAACCAGCTGAGCCGGAGGCTGTTCTACTGCCGACAGCAACAAGGTTTGCCCGTGGTCCGGAACACTGAACTCGCTGAGTGCATTCCCTGCCCCACTGAGCAGAGCGCGAATTTCAGCCGCAGTAAACTCTTTACCACTGCTGAGCTTTGGATTCAGGAACAGTGTTTCGCCGCTGGTCATTTCAAACAATGCCCTGGCGCTCAGTTTCAGTCGCGGCTTGTTTTCACCTGCAGCTTCGATAAACGCTGCTTCCGAAGTAAAGAACGGGATAACTGACTGCCCGTCATCTTTTTCCCAGTGTTCCAGCGAGTAACTGGCACTGTTTTCTGTCTCACCGGCAGACTGACTGCCGGCAGTCCAGACTTCAGATTCCAACAGTCGCTGAAAAAACTCAGGACGGTGAGCCGGCTCAGTAGCCGCTTTACTCAGTAGATCTTCAAGTGATGTCTGCATTTGTGACCTGCCCGAAAAACAAGGGCAGACCAGGGTCTGCCCAAAAATAACTGCCTGCTAAATTATTTGAGTAACAAATTAGCCAGAGTACGCACACCCAGCCCTGTCGCACCGGCTGACCACTGGTCAACGGCACTTTTACGGTAAGTGGCAGAACAGTCAATATGCAGCCAGCCTTGCTGGTAATCTTCGACAAACCAGGAGAGGAAAGCCGCCGCACTGCTTGCTCCGGCAGAATGTGCCGCGCTGGCAATGTTGTTCAGATCAGCAAAGTTTGATGGCAGATGCTGACGGTGGAATTCAGCCAGCGGTAAACGCCAGAACTGTTCACCTTCGGCTTCTGCGCTGCTCATCAGTTTAGCGGCCAGTTGGTCATCAAAGCTAAACAACGCATGATAATCATTACCCAGTGCAGTTTTAGCAGCACCGGTGAGCGTTGCAGCGTCAATCAACAAACGTGGTTTTTGTGCACTGGCGTCAATCAGCCCATCAGCAAGCACCAGCCGACCTTCAGCATCGGTATTCATGACTTCTACTGATTTACCGTTACGATAACGAATAATATCACCCAGTCGTAACGCACCACCACTGACCATATTATCGGCACAGCAGAGGATTAGCTTCACGCGTTTATTCAAACCACGACTAATTGCCAAAGCCAGTGCCCCGGTCAGAGTGGCAGCACCACCCATATCCGATTTCATCGAATCCATAAAGTTACTGCCTTTCAGGCTGTAACCGCCGGTATCGAAAGTAATCCCTTTCCCCACCAGGCTGATATCTACCGGTTCGGCTTCATCACCTGCCGGGTTGAAATCAAGTGTCAGCAATACCGGAGGTCGGGTAGAACCACGGCCGACAATATGTAATCCGTTGTAGCCTTGCTCCCGCAGATCTTCGCCCTTGGTGATGCGATACTTCACTGCATCACCACCCAGCCCGGTCAACAGATCAATAGCAGCACCAGCCAGTTCTTCCGGCCCCAGCTCTTCTGCAGGCAAGTTAATAACATCACGAACCCAGTCAACGATTTTTAGCCGGTTCTGGAATTCCTGTTTATCACTGTCACTCAACGCCGGCCACTGAACTTCACGATGGCCTTTAGGCGAACGGAAACCCTGCCAGAATGCCCAGCAGCGTTCGAGATCCCAGTGTTCTCCGGTCAGTTCAACCGAACGGATCCCCTGACCATCAATTCTGTGTGCAGCACGCTGGATAACCTGTAACTCATTCCCTGAAGAAAGGTGAATAGTCATCCCCTGATCAGCGCTGGAAATAATGGCTTTTTCTCCCCAACGGGCATCTGCGGCCTGCTGGCTGAGTCTGATCTGCATAATTTGTGTGGTCATGAAATCACTCCTTAATCGTTATTCGTACTCATCCATCCAGACTAACAGAATTGCTTCGAGGATTTTTTCATTAGAAGCTTCAGGATTATCATCAAAACCTTCCAGTTCACAAACCCATTGGTGTAAGTCGGTAAACCGGACTGTTTTCGGGTCAGTATCCGGATAGAGATCGTAAAGTGCTTCGCCGATGGTACGGCTGTCGGTCCATTTAATTGACATTTTGCTTCCTCAGACACAAAAAAGGCCGGAAATCTCCGGCCCAAAGGGAATATAAATTAATGTTCGCGTGCGTGGTTCAGGGTATAACGCGGGAATTCCACGACTAAATCTTCATCGGCAACGCGCGCCTGGCAACTCAGACGACTGTCTGGTTCAAGCCCCCAGGCTTTATCCAGCATATCATCTTCATCATCGGTGCTTTCAGCCAGCGAGTCGAATCCTTCACGAACTACGCAGTGACAGGTGGTACAGGCACATGATTTTTCACAGGCATGTTCAACTTCGATCCCGTTGCGTAATGCAACATCCAGGATAGTTTCACCAGGTGCAGCATCATAGACCCCGCCTTCAGGCAGCAGATCTTTATGGGGTAAAATTACAATTTTAGGCATTCTTAAACCTCATCCACAGAGTGTCCGGTCAGTGCCCGACGAATTGAGTTATCCATCCGGCGTGCGGCAAACTCCTGAGTCACTTGATCCAATAATTTAATTCCGGCAGCTATCTGTGCCTCGTCATTACCTTCCACAGCATCCCGCAGACTGTCCTGTGCATCGCGGATTTGCTGCAGTTCTTCTGCAGAAAGTAACGCACTGTCTTCTTTGAGTGCACCGTCGAGGCTTTCCAGCACTCGCAGGCCATCCACTTTTTGTTCTGCCAGTTTCCGGGCTGCCACATCATCACGTGCGTATGTCATTGAGTCAGTGATCATTGTCGCTATCTCATTTTCAGTCAGACCGTAAGACGGTTTTACCTGAATAGACGCTTCAACACCGGTAGACTTTTCCATCGCGGTGACGCTCAGCAGACCATCAGCATCTACCTGG
This region includes:
- the bamB gene encoding outer membrane protein assembly factor BamB; the encoded protein is MELRKYLLPGLFSVTLLSGCSLFSGEEDAVKMSPLPTVVNQFNPTQVWDKSVGDGVGDFYSNLHPAWQDNVVYAADRFGIVEALDADTGKEKWKVDLSTKTGFFSSNLSAMLSGGITVQGDLLYIGSEHGEVFALNTKDGSVAWHTQVSGEAVSHPVVSDGLVLIHTSNGILQALDQTTGASKWVVNLDIPALSLRGESAPAVAFGGAIVGGDNGRVSAVIMNQGQMIWQQRISQPSGATEIDRLSDVDTTPVIVNGVVYVLAYNGDLSALDLRSGQIQWKRDIGGVKNLLVDNGRIYLVDQDDRVDAVNADGGVEIWRQSGLLHRNLTSPVLFDGYLVVGDGEGYLHWMNTQDGRFVAQQKVDKSGFQTQPIVAGDKLIIQAKKGEVYAFKR
- a CDS encoding YfgM family protein, coding for MEVYSNEHEQTDALKHFFANNGKALAAGIVIGLVALGGWRYWVSHQENTALENSARYQQLTEAMKADKPETLDAVSAFVSQTHGSYGALAAMDLAKVYVDAGQTDKAALQLQQGIKDTEDANLQAVMSLRLARLQLQQKQADDALKTLDNVKGDSWTAMAADVRGDALLSKGDTQGARAAWSKGIDSNASPALKQMMQMKLNNLS
- the hisS gene encoding histidine--tRNA ligase, with the translated sequence MAKNIQAIRGMNDYLPADTALWQRIEQVLKQVLAGYGFSEIRLPIVEQTPLFKRAIGEVTDVVEKEMYTFDDRNGDSLTLRPEGTAGCVRAGIEHGLLYNQEQRLWYIGPMFRYERPQKGRYRQFHQIGAEVFGLNGPDVDAELIMMTARWWKALGIAEHVRLELNSIGSLEARANYRDALVAFLEQHKDALDDDCKRRMYTNPLRVLDSKNQDIQQLLNDAPQLGDYLDDESREHFTGLCSLLDDMGISYTVNQRLVRGLDYYNRTVFEWVTNSLGSQGTVCAGGRYDGLVEQLGGRATPAVGFAMGLERLVLLVQAVNPEFEPTRKVDVYVIASGAGVQSAAMQLAESLRDAIPEIKLMTNFGGGNFKKQFARADKWGARLALVLGEDEVKNNQVVIKDLRSGDQQTVTRDDISGVLLSALQ
- the ispG gene encoding flavodoxin-dependent (E)-4-hydroxy-3-methylbut-2-enyl-diphosphate synthase — protein: MHNQAPINRRKSTRIYVGKVPVGDGAPIAVQSMTNTRTTDVDATVAQIKALERVGADIVRVSVPTMDAAEAFRLIKQRVSVPLVADIHFDYRIALKVAEYGVDCLRINPGNIGNNERIRQVVDCARDYNIPIRIGVNAGSLEKDLQEKYGEPTPQALLESAMRHVDHLDRLNFDQFKVSVKASDVFLAVESYRLLAKQIDQPLHLGITEAGGARAGSVKSAIGLGLLLSEGIGDTLRISLAADPVEEIKVGFDILKSLRIRARGINFIACPTCSRQEFDVIGTVNALEQRLEDIITPMDVSIIGCVVNGPGEATVSTLGVTGGSKKSGFYEDGVRQRERLDNTDMIEQLEARIRAKASMLDENHRIDVRQVEK
- the rodZ gene encoding cytoskeleton protein RodZ: MNTEATQEKSAVQSTGERLRIARESKGLTQQNVAERLCLKVSTVRDIEEDKSPADLAATFLRGYIRSYARLVNVPEDDILPMLSKQAPVRSAKITPMHNISLGSSSRRKKRDGMLTTFTVLVILVVIGLTVAWWWQNHKASQADMAAMTNSATDNSASGNEQSIPLSTGDADSTPTDNNSAPVATDTTPATAGSVPAASASNTTTQPTEQPAAVSPSQTSLPAAGNTADQTSATTGTPATADSQTAPAAATPAPVSPDAVVMNFNADCWLEVTDATGKKLFSGLQHKGGMLNLSGKTPYRLKIGAPAAVSVQFRGQPVDLSRFIRTNQVARLTIGAQ
- a CDS encoding tetratricopeptide repeat protein gives rise to the protein MSQQICIIYVVVVLLAVSGCSSLRPRHASEARLQLGLHSLMARDYAAAERHLQRARQNAPEDYRPVLGLARLYQTRGHDDMARVCYTQAEKMAPENGYVLNNYGAFLCALRQYDKARTRFTRAMRATETGSRTQALLSSGFCLLDAGKTAPAAERLITAIRADSTAAAKILTEARQRLEQLKYADTRFLADIYHQQRSASAESLWLEILYAARQKATGDVKRFGDQLARNYPLSIQYQRYLANEY
- a CDS encoding bifunctional tRNA (adenosine(37)-C2)-methyltransferase TrmG/ribosomal RNA large subunit methyltransferase RlmN gives rise to the protein MSEPAATPVSVTPVAASPKAKINLLDLNRQQMREFFLQLGEKPFRADQVMKWIYHYCSDDFEQMTDINKVLRQKLSQVAEIRAPEVAEEMRSSDGTIKWAIRVGDQLVETVYIPENDRATLCVSSQVGCALECKFCSTAQQGFNRNLRVSEIIGQVWRAAKIIGAAKVTGQRPITNVVMMGMGEPLLNLNNVVPAMEIMLDDFGFGLSKRRVTLSTSGVVPALDKLGDMIDVALAISLHAPNDALRDDIVPINKKYNIETFLQSVKRYMEKSNANQGRVTVEYVLLDHVNDSTDHAHQLAEVLKNTPCKINLIPWNPFPGAPYGRSSNSRVDRFSKVLMDYGFTTIVRKTRGDDIDAACGQLAGDVIDRTKRTMRKKAAGEEISVKAV
- the ndk gene encoding nucleoside-diphosphate kinase; the protein is MTIERTFSIIKPNAVAKNVIGAIYNRFESAGFKIVAAKMLHLTKEQAEGFYAEHKGRPFFDGLVEFMTSGPVVVSVLEGENAVQRHRDLMGATNPDNALAGTLRADYADSFTENATHGSDSQESAAREIAYFFAEGEVCPRTR